A single genomic interval of Prunus dulcis chromosome 5, ALMONDv2, whole genome shotgun sequence harbors:
- the LOC117627167 gene encoding metal-nicotianamine transporter YSL1 has translation MDLEAREKKEIEREDVEDETVIEPEELAGTILPWTEQITVRGVVASIVIGMVYSVIAMKLNLTTGIVPNLNVSAALLAFVFIRTWTNLLQKAGFESRPFTRQENTMIQTCAVACYSIAVGGGFASYLLGLNKKTYELSGVNTEGNSASDVKEPGLVWMTGFLFLVCFVGLFVLIPLRKIMIVDLKLTYPSGLATAVLINGFHTQGDKMAKKQVHGFMKYFSVSFLWGFFKWFYSAKEECGFAQFPTFGLQAWKHTFYFDFSMTFVGAGMICSHLVNLSLLLGSVLSFGVMWPLLGQLKGHWFSESLDEYDMKSLYGYKVFLSVALILGDGLYNFIKILISTIVNIHDRMKNKNLNLALDGQVKPIEEKQNEIFLSENIPMWVGVAGYVVFSIISIIAIPMMFPELKWYYVIVAYMLAPSLAFCNAYGAGLTDINMAYNYGKVALFVLAALTGKEHGVVAGLAGCGLIKSVVSVACILMQDLKTAHLTFTSPRAMFVSQTLGTALGCVTAPLSFFLFYKAFDVGNPNGEFKAPYALIYRNMAILGVQGFSALPQHCLQLCYGFFAFAVIVNLVRDFSPKIGKYMPLPMVMGVPFLVGAYFAIDMCIGSLIVFTWHKLDSKKAVLMVPAVASGLICGEGLWTLPASVLALAKVKAPMCMKFLGS, from the exons ATGGATTTGGAagcaagagagaagaaggagattgagagagaggacGTGGAAGACGAGACAGTAATCGAACCTGAGGAGTTAGCTGGGACAATCCTTCCATGGACAGAGCAGATAACGGTACGGGGAGTCGTTGCAAGCATAGTGATTGGAATGGTGTACAGTGTGATAGCCATGAAGCTAAACCTCACAACTGGGATTGTTCCTAACCTCAATGTCTCTGCTGCTCTCCTTGCCTTTGTGTTTATCCGGACATGGACAAACCTGCTTCAAAAGGCAGGATTTGAATCAAGACCCTTCACCCGGCAAGAGAATACTATGATACAGACTTGTGCAGTTGCATGTTATAGTATTGCTGTGGGAG GTGGATTTGCATCCTATCTCTTGGGATTAAACAAGAAGACATATGAGTTGTCCGGGGTGAACACAGAGGGAAACTCTGCATCTGATGTCAAGGAACCTGGGCTTGTTTGGATGACTGGTTTCCTTTTTCTAGTCTGCTTTGTTGGCCTTTTTGTCTTAATTCCTCTCAGGAAG ATCATGATAGTTGACCTGAAATTAACATATCCAAGTGGTTTGGCAACTGCTGTTCTCATCAATGGCTTCCACACTCAGGGAGATAAGATGGCTAA GAAGCAAGTGCATGGCTTCATGAAGTACTTTTCAGTCAGCTTCTTGTGGGGATTTTTCAAGTGGTTTTACAGTGCCAAAGAAGAATGTGGATTCGCCCAATTCCCCACATTCGGATTGCAAGCTTGGAAACACAC ATTCTACTTCGATTTTAGTATGACGTTTGTTGGAGCAGGCATGATATGTTCCCATCTAGTAAACTTGTCCTTGCTTCTTGGATCTGTGCTCTCTTTCGGAGTAATGTGGCCGCTTCTTGGCCAGCTCAAGGGACACTGGTTTTCTGAGAGTTTAGATGAATATGACATGAAGAGTTTATATGGTTACAAG GTTTTTCTATCGGTTGCTCTAATCCTTGGCGATGGACTTTACAATTTCATCAAGATACTGATTTCAACCATCGTTAACATTCATGACAGAATGAAAAACAAGAATCTCAACTTGG CTCTGGATGGCCAGGTGAAGCcaattgaagaaaaacaaaatgaaatcttCCTCAGTGAAAATATTCCCATGTGGGTTGGAGTTGCCGGATATGTTGTCTTCTCCATAATTTCCATAATCGCTATCCCGATGATGTTCCCGGAACTTAAATGGTATTATGTCATTGTAGCCTACATGCTTGCTCCATCTCTTGCATTCTGCAATGCATATGGAGCTGGTCTTACTGATATAAACATGGCCTATAACTACGGAAAAGTTGCCCTCTTTGTGCTAGCAGCATTGACCGGAAAAGAACACGGTGTGGTGGCGGGGCTTGCTGGGTGTGGCCTCATCAAATCAGTTGTTTCTGTGGCTTGTATTCTGATGCAGGATCTCAAGACAGCCCATCTAACTTTCACCTCTCCTAGAGCAATGTTTGTGAGCCAAACCCTTGGCACTGCGTTAGGCTGTGTCACAGCTCCTctcagcttcttcttgttctacAAGGCATTTGATGTGGGAAACCCAAATGGAGAGTTCAAAGCGCCTTATGCGTTGATCTACAGAAACATGGCAATTCTAGGTGTTCAAGGCTTCTCGGCGCTGCCTCAGCATTGCCTGCAGCTCTGTTATGGCTTCTTTGCTTTCGCAGTGATAGTTAACCTGGTTCGAGATTTTTCACCCAAGATTGGAAAATATATGCCACTTCCCATGGTCATGGGTGTGCCATTTTTAGTTGGGGCTTACTTTGCCATTGATATGTGTATCGGAAGTCTGATCGTTTTCACATGGCACAAGCTTGACAGCAAGAAGGCTGTGCTGATGGTTCCGGCAGTTGCTTCCGGATTAATTTGTGGGGAAGGGCTGTGGACTCTCCCAGCTTCAGTTCTTGCTCTGGCCAAAGTAAAAGCACCCATGTGCatgaaatttttgggttcctag
- the LOC117627168 gene encoding protein HLB1, whose product MSTAPEEPQSQNGLEPDPTTNPKPDSESEPVAQPEAKPEPVPEPKAKPEPVPEPEAKPELQPEPEAVVTDGADPKVDEVVEAAIQSNNQASAHPELKKDEGSRTFTMRELLGGLKNDQSNDVANDSSSPYSYSEESPQEHSEQNNAAMELINSVTGADDDGRSRQRVLTFAAKRYASAIERNPDDYDALYNWALVLQESADNVSLDSTSPSKDALLEEACKKYDEATHLCPTLHDAFYNWAIAISDRAKMRGRTKEAEELWKQATKNYEKAVLLNWNSPQALNNWGLALQELSAIVPAREKQTIVRTAISKFRAAIQLQFDFHRAIYNLGTVLYGLAEDTLRTGGSGNPKEVSPNELYSQSAIYIAAAHALKPNYNVYSSALRLVRSMLPLPYLKVGYLTAPPVGKSIAPHSDWKRSQFVLNNEGLQQVNKGEQKQSISGRSGEAAIKVDIPDIVSVSSCGDLTLPPGAGLCIDTIHGPVYLVADSWEFLDGWLDAIRLVYTIYARGKSEVLAGITTG is encoded by the exons ATGTCCACGGCGCCGGAAGAACCCCAGTCCCAGAACGGACTCGAACCGGACCCGACGACAAATCCGAAACCCGATTCCGAATCAGAACCAGTGGCACAGCCTGAAGCTAAACCAGAACCCGTGCCAGAGCCCAAAGCTAAACCCGAGCCGGTTCCAGAGCCCGAAGCTAAACCGGAACTCCAACCTGAACCAGAAGCAGTGGTAACCGATGGTGCGGATCCGAAAGTGGATGAAGTCGTAGAAGCCGCGATCCAATCGAATAACCAAGCAAGTGCGCATCCAGAGCTGAAAAAGGACGAAGGAAGCCGTACATTCACAATGAGAGAGTTGCTCGGTGGCTTGAAAAATGACCAATCGAACGACGTCGCTAATGATTCTAGCTCCCCATACAGTTACAG TGAAGAAAGCCCACAGGAACACTCAGAGCAGAACAATGCTGCAATGGAGTTGATCAATAGCGTCACAGGTGCCGATGATGATGGTCGGTCTCGCCAACGGGTTCTTACTTTTGCTGCCAAGAG GTATGCTAGTGCAATAGAGAGAAATCCAGATGATTATGATGCGCTATACAATTGGGCACTGGTTCTTCAG GAAAGTGCAGATAATGTTAGTTTAGATTCTACTTCTCCTTCTAAAGATGCTTTGCTTGAGGAGGCTTGCAAAAAATATGATGAGGCTACTCATCTATGCCCAACACTTCATGAT GCTTTCTATAATTGGGCTATTGCTATCTCTGATCGGGCAAAAATGCGTGGTCGTACAAAGGAAGCTGAAGAACTATGGAAGCAG GctacaaaaaattatgaaaaagcTGTTTTGCTCAACTGGAACAGTCCCCAG GCACTTAACAACTGGGGACTTGCTCTGCAG GAACTCAGCGCGATTGTTCCTGCACGAGAAAAGCAAACAATTGTAAGAACTGCAATTAGTAAG TTCCGCGCAGCTATTCAGTTGCAGTTTGATTTTCATCGAGCAATTTACAACCTTGGAACTGTATTG TATGGATTAGCAGAGGACACACTAAGAACTGGGGGATCTGGCAATCCCAAAGAAGTTTCACCTAATGAGTTGTACAGTCAATCTGCTATCTACATTGCAGCTGCACATGCTTTGAAACCAAATTACAAT GTTTACAGTAGTGCCTTGCGGCTGGTGCGATCCATG CTTCCTTTACCTTATCTCAAAGTTGGATATCTTACTGCACCACCAGTGGGGAAATCAATTGCACCTCATAGTGATTGGAAACGATCACAATTTGTTTTGAATAATGAAGGGCTTCAACAG GTTAACAAAGGTGAGCAAAAACAAAGCATCTCTGGCAGATCAGGAGAAGCTGCTATAAAAGTTGACATTCCAGATATCGTGTCTGTTTCATCATGTGGTGATCTGACTTTACCACCTGGTGCAGGCCTCTGCATTGATACAATTCATGGACCTGTCTATCTG GTTGCTGATTCATGGGAGTTCCTTGACGGATGGCTTGATGCAATCCGTCTAGTTTACACAATCTATGCGCGGGGTAAGAGTGAGGTTCTGGCAGGTATTACAACAggctga